The Erinaceus europaeus chromosome 16, mEriEur2.1, whole genome shotgun sequence genome includes a window with the following:
- the RHOV gene encoding rho-related GTP-binding protein RhoV, whose product MGGAHIYPLVAAASHPASADSARGCRSCGACSPQRRGACAASPERAMPPRELSESESSPLRAPTPPPRRGSASPELGIKCVLVGDGAVGKSSLIVSYTCNGYPARYRPTALDTFSVQVLVDGAPVRIELWDTAGQEDFDRLRSLCYPDTDVFLACFSVVQPSSFENITEKWLPEIRTHNPQAPVLLVGTQADLRDDVNVLIQLDQGGQEGPVPQPQAQGLAEKIRACCYLECSALTQKNLKEVFDSAILSAIEHKARLEKKLNAKGVRTLSRCRWKKFFCFV is encoded by the exons ATGGGCGGGGCCCACATATACCCGCTTGTAGCGGCCGCCAGCCATCCAGCCTCCGCCGATTCAGCCAGAGGCTGCCGGAGCTGCGGCGCCTGCTCCCCTCAGCGCCGCGGAGCCTGTGCAGCGTCCCCCGAGCGGGCCATGCCCCCACGGGAGCTGAGCGAGTCCGAGTCGTCTCCGCTGCGGGCCCCTACCCCTCCCCCCCGGCGGGGCAGCGCGTCCCCGGAGCTGGGTATTAAGTGTGTGCTGGTGGGCGACGGCGCGGTGGGCAAAAGCAGCCTCATCGTCAGCTACACCTGCAACGGATACCCGGCGCGCTACCGGCCCACGGCTCTGGACACCTTCTCGG TGCAAGTCTTGGTGGATGGAGCCCCCGTGCGCATTGAGCTCTGGGACACAGCAGGACAG GAAGACTTTGACCGCCTGCGCTCCCTCTGCTACCCGGACACTGACGTCTTCCTGGCCTGCTTCAGCGTGGTGCAGCCCAGCTCCTTCGAGAACATCACGGAGAAATGGCTGCCGGAGATCCGCACCCACAACCCGCAGGCTCCGGTGTTGCTGGTGGGCACCCAGGCCGACCTGAGGGACGATGTCAATGTGCTGATCCAACTGGACCAGGGGGGCCAAGAAGGCCCAGTGCCCCAGCCCCAGGCTCAGGGCTTGGCCGAGAAGATCAGGGCCTGCTGCTACCTGGAGTGTTCGGCCTTGACGCAGAAGAACCTGAAGGAGGTGTTTGACTCGGCTATCCTCAGCGCCATCGAGCACAAAGCCAGACTGGAGAAGAAGCTGAACGCCAAGGGCGTGCGCACTCTCTCCCGCTGCCGCTGGAAGAAGTTCTTCTGCTTTGTCTGA